From a region of the Hippopotamus amphibius kiboko isolate mHipAmp2 chromosome 3, mHipAmp2.hap2, whole genome shotgun sequence genome:
- the LOC130848698 gene encoding olfactory receptor 5B3-like, which yields MMNNTEVTDFILLGLTSAPELQVPLFIMFTFIYLITLAGNVGMILLILLDSCLHKPMYFFISNLSLVDFCYSSTVTPKVMAGFLTGNKVISYNACAAQMFFFIVFATVESYLLISMAYDRYAAVCNPLHYTVTMTTSVCARMVIGCYVFGFLNASINTGDTFCLSFCRSNVIHHFFCDFPAVITLTCSDKHISEMILVLISSFNVFFALFVILISYLFIFITILKMPSREGYQKALSTCASHFITVSIFYGTVIFMYLQPSSSHSMDTDKMTSVFYTMVIPMLNPLVYSLRNKEVKSAFKKIIEKAKFSLGFFLM from the coding sequence ATGATGAATAATACAGAGGTGACTGACTTCATCCTGCTTGGACTAACCAGTGCCCCAGAACTGCAGGTCCCTCTCTTTATAATGTTCACCTTCATTTACCTCATCACTCTGGCTGGGAACGTGGGGATGATCCTGTTGATTCTGCTGGACTCTTGTCTCCATAAGCCCATGTACTTTTTCATCAGTAACCTGTCTCTGGTGGATTTTTGTTACTCCTCAACAGTCACTCCAAAGGTGATGGCTGGGTTTCTAACAGGAAATAAGGTCATCTCGTACAATGCATGCGCTGCTCAGatgttctttttcatagtctttgcCACTGTAGAAAGTTACCTCTTGATCTCAATGGCTTATGACCGCTACGCAGCAGTGTGCAACCCCCTACATTACACTGTAACTATGACGACAAGTGTGTGTGCTCGTATGGTCATAGGCTGCTAtgtctttggttttctgaatGCTTCTATTAACACTGGAGACacattctgtctctctttttgtaGGTCCAATGTGATCCATCACTTTTTCTGCGATTTTCCAGCAGTCATAACTCTCACTTGCTCTGATAAACACATCAGTGAGATGATTCTTGTTCTTATCTCAAGCTTCAATGTCTTTTTTGCACTTTTTGTAATCTTGATTTCCTACCTGTTCATATTTATTACCATTTTGAAGATGCCCTCACGAGAGGGATATCAGAAGGCTTTATCTACCTGTGCATCTCACTTCATTACTGTTTCCATATTTTATGGGACAGTCATCTTCATGTACTTACAGCCCAGTTCCAGCCATTCCATGGACACTGACAAAATGACATCTGTGTTCTATACTATGGTcatccccatgctgaaccccCTAGTTTATAGTCTGAGGAACAAAGAGGTCAAGAgtgcatttaaaaagattattgAAAAGGCAAAATTTTCTCTAGGTTTTTTCTTGATGTAA